The Methanobrevibacter thaueri genome includes a window with the following:
- the gatD gene encoding Glu-tRNA(Gln) amidotransferase subunit GatD, giving the protein MTYKENAKNYMENYGLGIGDKIKVNKEDISYTGILLDRPEDADDGYLVIKLSSGYNIGVAIENTTAELIEKGEKPKIGFGETEIPHDDSKQNISIVSTGGTVSSVIDYRTGAVHPAFTASDLVKANPELLDYANYNVKALYNILSEDMKPEYWVKAAEEIANDISDGADGVVIAHGTDTMHYTSAALSFMLKTPVPIIITGAQRSSDRPSSDANINLIDSVIAAKSDLAEVCVCMHGSLNDEYTYLHKGTKVRKMHTSRRDTFRSINAQPIAKIQNRKVSINPEYNYTKRGANELELNTSIEEKVGFIKSFPGISKDYIEYHIDKGYKGLVIEGTGLGHVPNDLIDSFKRAQDENIPVIMTSQCLYGRVNMNVYSTGRNILDVGVISGIDMTPETTYVKLCWALGQSDDYAEVKEIMQTNVAGEFGEKSTIKDFLN; this is encoded by the coding sequence ATGACTTATAAAGAAAATGCTAAAAATTATATGGAGAATTATGGTTTAGGTATAGGGGACAAGATCAAGGTCAACAAGGAGGACATCTCTTATACCGGTATTTTGCTTGATAGGCCAGAGGATGCAGATGACGGATATCTTGTAATCAAATTGTCAAGCGGTTACAACATCGGTGTAGCCATTGAGAACACAACCGCAGAACTCATTGAGAAAGGGGAAAAGCCAAAAATCGGATTTGGCGAAACCGAGATTCCTCATGATGATTCAAAGCAGAACATTTCAATAGTTTCAACCGGAGGTACAGTGTCATCCGTTATTGATTACAGAACAGGAGCCGTACACCCTGCATTTACCGCATCAGATTTGGTAAAGGCCAATCCTGAACTGTTGGATTATGCCAACTACAACGTTAAGGCACTATACAATATCCTAAGTGAAGACATGAAACCTGAATACTGGGTCAAGGCTGCCGAAGAGATAGCCAATGACATATCAGACGGCGCTGACGGCGTTGTTATAGCTCACGGTACCGATACCATGCACTACACATCCGCAGCATTGAGTTTCATGTTGAAAACACCTGTTCCGATTATCATTACCGGAGCTCAAAGAAGTTCAGACAGGCCTTCAAGTGACGCCAACATCAACCTTATCGATTCAGTGATTGCAGCAAAATCAGACTTGGCTGAAGTCTGCGTGTGCATGCATGGAAGTTTAAATGACGAGTACACCTACTTACATAAGGGTACAAAGGTCAGGAAAATGCACACATCAAGAAGGGACACCTTCAGAAGCATCAATGCACAGCCTATTGCTAAAATCCAAAACAGGAAGGTCAGCATAAACCCTGAATATAACTATACCAAACGCGGAGCCAATGAACTTGAATTGAATACCTCAATTGAGGAAAAGGTAGGATTCATTAAAAGTTTCCCTGGCATTTCCAAAGACTACATCGAATATCACATTGATAAAGGATATAAGGGCCTTGTCATTGAAGGAACCGGTCTCGGACATGTTCCAAATGACCTGATTGACTCATTCAAAAGGGCACAGGACGAAAATATCCCAGTTATAATGACCTCACAATGCCTTTACGGAAGAGTAAACATGAATGTCTACTCCACAGGACGTAACATACTGGATGTCGGAGTGATTTCCGGAATTGACATGACTCCTGAGACCACATATGTCAAGTTATGCTGGGCATTGGGTCAAAGTGACGATTACGCAGAAGTAAAAGAGATTATGCAAACAAACGTTGCAGGTGAATTTGGAGAAAAATCCACAATTAAGGATTTCTTGAATTAG
- a CDS encoding 2-oxoacid:acceptor oxidoreductase family protein: MSEKELNDKDYELQIRRNPQSLLEEYPRKGTNIQSTHYCAGCGHGILHKLIAECMDELGIQERCVMISPVGCSVYAYFYFNCGNFQTAHGRAPAVATGISRAEDNAIVMSYQGDGDLASIGLNETLQAANRGEKMAVFFVNNTVYGMTGGQMAPTTLIGEKTVTCQTGRDPDYAGHPTHMCELINTLKAPVFIERVSLANPLKIRLAKYAIKQALTIQKEGKGYSFVEVLSPCPTNLKQDVASAQKFIEEQMEKEFPVKNFRNNMYTKEPVQRPASDFSTESLDKIFNVTRSEDSGYVDDEMEPVSIKVSGFGGQGVLSAGLTIAQAACAEGKHVSWYPSYGPEQRGGKSNCSVVISNETIGTPVVDDIDILIALNKPSLEQFSQDVKEGGVILYDSKIGEFETDRDVKVIAMPCVDIAEEHGNARTANTALLGALTELGDVLKRESYENAIREMFASKPKVIDVNIEVLKAGAEWIKNNS, encoded by the coding sequence ATGAGTGAAAAAGAATTAAATGATAAAGATTATGAATTACAAATACGTAGAAATCCACAATCCCTTTTAGAAGAGTATCCTAGAAAAGGAACAAATATCCAATCTACTCACTACTGTGCAGGTTGTGGACATGGAATATTACATAAATTGATAGCTGAATGTATGGACGAGCTTGGAATACAGGAACGCTGCGTAATGATCTCCCCAGTTGGATGTTCAGTATACGCATATTTCTACTTCAACTGTGGAAACTTCCAGACCGCTCACGGAAGGGCACCTGCAGTGGCCACAGGTATTTCAAGAGCTGAAGACAATGCAATTGTAATGAGTTACCAAGGAGACGGGGACCTAGCTTCAATCGGTTTGAATGAAACATTACAGGCTGCCAACCGTGGAGAGAAGATGGCAGTGTTCTTCGTGAACAACACAGTTTACGGAATGACTGGTGGGCAAATGGCTCCAACCACTCTAATCGGTGAAAAAACCGTAACTTGCCAAACCGGAAGGGATCCTGACTATGCAGGACACCCAACCCACATGTGTGAATTGATCAACACATTGAAGGCACCTGTATTCATCGAAAGGGTATCCCTTGCAAACCCATTGAAAATCAGACTTGCAAAATACGCAATCAAACAGGCATTAACCATTCAAAAAGAGGGAAAAGGCTATTCATTTGTTGAAGTCCTATCACCTTGTCCTACAAACTTAAAACAGGACGTTGCAAGTGCACAGAAATTCATTGAAGAGCAGATGGAAAAGGAATTCCCTGTCAAAAACTTCAGAAATAACATGTACACCAAAGAGCCTGTTCAAAGACCTGCAAGTGACTTTTCAACCGAATCCCTGGATAAAATATTTAATGTTACAAGAAGCGAGGATTCAGGTTATGTCGATGACGAAATGGAACCTGTAAGCATCAAGGTTTCAGGATTTGGAGGTCAGGGAGTATTGAGTGCAGGACTTACAATCGCTCAAGCGGCCTGTGCTGAAGGAAAACACGTTTCATGGTATCCGAGCTACGGACCTGAACAAAGGGGAGGAAAATCCAACTGTTCCGTAGTAATATCCAATGAGACAATAGGTACTCCTGTCGTTGACGATATTGACATTCTTATTGCTTTAAACAAGCCTTCCCTAGAACAGTTCTCACAGGATGTGAAAGAAGGCGGAGTAATACTTTACGATTCTAAAATAGGTGAATTTGAAACCGATAGGGACGTGAAGGTCATTGCAATGCCATGTGTGGATATTGCTGAAGAACATGGAAACGCAAGAACCGCTAACACTGCCCTTTTAGGAGCATTAACAGAATTAGGCGATGTTTTAAAACGTGAATCCTACGAAAATGCGATTCGTGAAATGTTTGCATCAAAACCAAAAGTCATTGACGTGAACATTGAAGTTTTAAAAGCTGGAGCCGAATGGATTAAAAACAACTCATAG
- a CDS encoding 3-methyl-2-oxobutanoate dehydrogenase subunit VorB, giving the protein MSNQMVKGNTAVVIGAMYAGCDCFFGYPITPASEILHEASKYFPMVGRNFVQAESEEASINMVYGASGTGHRVMTSSSGPGISLMQEGFTFLAGAELPAVIVDIMRAGPGLGNIGPEQGDYNQIVKGGGHGNYKNIVLAPNSVQEMCDLTMKAFELADKWRNPVVVLADGTLGQMAEPLVFPEEAIEPKNDKPWAVKGSKETMDNLITSIFNDFNDLEDFNYKLQEKYAKIDAEEVIVDEYQVDDADIVLVSFGISSRIARSAVDKSREKGLKVGLLRPITLNPFPVDRIKELSDKGVSFISVEMSNGQLLADVQFAALRKEDTHLVNRMGGNLIELKQILAKIYEIAGVEDEDIDLSKRSEEKASPNIID; this is encoded by the coding sequence TGCAATGTATGCAGGTTGTGACTGTTTCTTCGGATACCCAATTACTCCTGCAAGTGAAATTCTACACGAAGCATCAAAATACTTCCCAATGGTTGGAAGAAACTTTGTTCAAGCTGAAAGTGAAGAGGCATCAATCAATATGGTTTATGGTGCATCAGGTACCGGCCACAGAGTAATGACCTCCTCATCAGGACCTGGTATTAGCTTAATGCAGGAAGGATTCACATTCCTTGCTGGTGCGGAATTGCCTGCCGTTATTGTTGATATCATGAGGGCAGGACCTGGACTTGGAAATATCGGACCTGAACAGGGGGACTACAATCAGATCGTCAAAGGTGGAGGCCACGGAAACTATAAGAACATAGTTTTAGCCCCAAACAGCGTTCAGGAAATGTGTGACCTGACCATGAAAGCCTTTGAACTTGCAGACAAATGGAGAAACCCTGTAGTTGTATTGGCTGACGGTACCCTCGGTCAGATGGCAGAACCTTTAGTGTTCCCTGAAGAGGCAATTGAACCGAAAAATGACAAGCCATGGGCAGTGAAAGGCTCAAAGGAAACCATGGACAATCTCATTACTTCAATCTTTAATGACTTTAACGATTTGGAAGACTTCAACTACAAACTTCAGGAAAAATATGCTAAAATCGATGCTGAGGAGGTCATAGTTGACGAATACCAAGTTGACGATGCCGACATTGTTTTAGTCTCATTCGGTATCAGTAGCCGTATTGCAAGATCAGCGGTTGACAAAAGCCGTGAAAAAGGCTTGAAAGTTGGACTTTTAAGACCAATCACATTAAATCCTTTCCCAGTTGACAGAATTAAGGAGCTATCCGATAAGGGAGTAAGTTTCATTTCAGTCGAAATGAGTAACGGACAGCTATTGGCTGACGTGCAGTTTGCAGCCCTTAGAAAAGAGGACACTCACCTTGTCAACAGGATGGGTGGTAATCTAATTGAACTGAAACAGATTCTTGCCAAGATTTATGAAATAGCCGGCGTTGAAGATGAAGACATAGACTTATCCAAAAGAAGTGAGGAGAAAGCCAGTCCAAATATAATTGACTAA